The DNA sequence gtctctccatcgcattcgtggacgtcctaacggccttcttcctgtgggggcttcctcctatattagcttggcaaggcggttattagggagtctatgaacatggccagcccatcttagacgttgggatttaatctcttggactatatcgcttgctctatacatctgcttgacctcagcatttgttctcattcggtattggttgctattaatgtcgtgataaggcccaaagattcttctgaggattttcctctcaaaacatctaagttttctttcagtttctttggtcagggtccacgtctcacacccatacatgagcaccggtctaatcaccgttttatatattctaatttttgatgttcgtgttaggcttttagatttaatagtattgtggaggctgtacatacatctgtttgctgcctgaattcttcctttaatctcttccgcgatatcgttatctgcagtgattgttgctccttgatatttaaaactctccactctttcaaagttatatgtgtctattgtaacattttgccctattctatctcgtcccttttgtctgttgatgcacatgtatttggttttctcttcgtttacccttaaaccagttttctttgcctctacctccaatttattaaaagtctccttcacattggtgactgtgtttcccacaatttcaatgtcatctgcgtatgctagtagtaattttggtccatttactgtcagtaattctgttttaagttgtgctgctcttactactttctgcaggatgatattaaagaggagaggtgacagcgcatctccttgtttcaagccactgcttatttcgaaagattctgagagtttgttacctatccttattctggatctacagctattcacacataacaagctggataagtttttttggaactgaaagttctgccattgcattccacatctgatcccttttaatgatgtcgtacgcttgccggaaatctatgaaaagattatggatagttctattgaattcccatcctttttttaagcagctgtcttagagtaaagatctgatctatggtcgatctatgttttccgaagccggcttggtattccccATGAAATTTCctacaaacggtgtcagcctacttaataggatgttcgctaagattttatatgccgtattaagtagggagatgcctcttatgctctaattatagagcacttggttttgtctccctttttatggatggggattattacactttcgtgccattttctcttctttccgtataagtgttattagtttgtgtatttgtctatgtagagtttctcctccgtacttaaggaattcagccagtatattgtcagagcctggagctttttcgttcttcaatttgttaattgcttgcaatgtttcatcTAGTTTGGGGTCCTCTACCAGTAGGtccaccccaaaatatatattttctacatgttcttcttcttgatgtatgtttagtaaagttttgaaatattcttgccatgtttggagcagttctttttcatttattattaattcatcatttttttGAATACAGACACGTATCTAGGTCTGAAGCCTTTCTTTTCGTTCGAcattgatttgtaaaatgctcgaCTATTTGACTATTGCCTATTCCTTTCCAGTTCTTCATATTTCTGTTGTTCGTACTTTCTTTTTTTCtctctaattaattttcttgtttctcggcgtgaagttgcatagttttctttactttctgctgttccttgttgaagcataatgtttcgctttatctgtctgtcgtgtagtttttcttgaaattctctatcaaaccatttccttgttctcttcctgctttttcctaatattagttctgctgactccataattgatttttccatttgttgccaCAGCCTATTGACGTAGGAGACGTATTGTTATGAaaaaaaatgcgatgagtcgccCAACTAAAGTTTGGAAAAACAGATCTATCTCTTAAAATATCAAGATGACACTGGTGAATGACCTTGTATTCTCAATCTCCATCTgatgcatttgagatgtggtgctggagaagaatgctgcgcataccttggacagctcatcAATGTGTCTCAACCGTCACAAATGATCAATGGTAACCACAAGAGTTTCAAGTCTTGGACTGGAAGTGTCAAGGTAAAAAACCAACCTGCCAAGAGATGAATGAATGTAGTCCAGAAGTTCGACTCTCATGATGTGTAAAATATTAATCCCTAGCTGTGCACTTTCGGTTTACAAAGCCATCCTCAGAGCTAtggtaaaaagttttaaaaataccaTTACTTAAGAAGGATCCCATTGGTGAAATTtcttccaaataaaaaaaaaacttgaaaagcTTTCAAAAAAACATCTAATAGATAGCACATTAAGTGAGTTTACAAAAGACACATTAAAATTTTTTGGATGGAGTTAAGGTGACAGACAGATCCTACTTAGTACTAGAAAAATAGCTGAGAAATGTTCTATGAAAAGATATGAAGTGCccaaaatataaagaaatgaACTGAGATTACATAGAGAGAAAAGAATAACTAGTAAATGTCAATCCTGAAACAAGAATTCGTGCAAATATCATTATGCAGCATTAGTATAGTACATATGTGAATATAAAAAAGgcttaacattttattttgtaactaGAGTAGTGGATTTCTGGAGAcggttataatttttaaattattcagtCTTTGGCATGCATCCTGATAGGCTATTACTGGTTCAATAATAGTATAATCTATCTCATCAATGGCTAGTATTTTATCGCCAACGCAAATTTTTTGGAAGACTTGACTTTGGGGATTTACATGATCTATAAACAAACCCTAAaacataaaaattgtataaaaacactggtattatattatattataattatatacataTGACGCTTCTTGCTGATGCTTGAAGTACGGTCATTGGCAAggcttcttgtgattggtcctgtccGTGTCTTACTCGTAGGTTTTGTGGCCTGATGtaattttaactttttctttAATACCGTTTTCCATGTAGTTGCAAGCTTTTGAGCATCATCTCTTTGGTTTAGACTGTTAAGATTTTTctctatttctatagattctctGATTTctcgttttcttttaatttcaatgttagctAGCATCGTAGTTTGGTTCAGGTTTATTGTATGTCCTGTATTTGAGACATGTTGTACAAGGGACAACATATTTTCTCTTCTTTCGATAGCATGTTAatgttcttctcgtctaacattgattcttcggttggtctgtccgatgtacgattcgTCACAGTCCCCACATGGAATCTCGTATACTCCTTAATtttctaacgatatttttgttttcgcgGATGGTAAAATAGTTGAGATTTTTCTGTCGGTATtaaatatcgtttctattttgtgttttcttagcTCCCTACCTATTTTCTCTGTTGTACCCTTTACATATGGTAGAATAGCTTTTGCAATCGGTTTTGCATCTTCTGTTGGGTCCTTTATTCTTTCTTGAGCTTATGAGCCGTTTCAATGGTATATGTTTTTTCTTAGCACTGTTTTGACATTatgcatttctttatttttatgttcttcatCTGTCAGTCTTTCGGATCGTGTCATCACGGTTTTAATATGCAGGATGGtgatacatatatacatatatactatAAGTATGGCTATACAACATTGTGAAAAGGAAACAATAAAAGTGTATGAAAGAGAAAGAATACTTGATAGATGGGAAGTAGgctttcttcttattcttttatataccACTGTCTATTTCCTTTTTTGTCACACTGGCTTTTCCAGGCTTCTTTAATGTCAGATTTCTCCCTAATTTAGATGCAATCTTACATAATAAaagttattgatttatttatagtGCCTCCAtatttgagttttaaaatttatgttataCATTTTTGTCATCTTTCTTGTCACAATATTGAAAAGTGaaaaagaaattttgaaaatgtgatTATCTTCATTTTAAAAATCCAGTTGACTAGTGTATTCTTAAATATTGACATTATGAAAATTCCTCACATTTATTTACTATTCTGTGGTTTTGGCAACGCTGGGAGTTCTGAcatcgtaaatcttgaatgaagtaacattatttttgtattaaaaacttATATTCATAaataatactatatataataaTACTTACATTGCTCTGACCTACAATACGAATATCTTTGGGTAAAAATGATTCAGGCATCTCAACTTCCAAAACCTGACAAACTTTGTGCTTTCCAAAAGGCCACTTCACAATCTGTTTCGACTGATTCGAATCTTCTTCACACATCATATTAACGTCTTTAAGGTCATTGCTTGTATCAGCAATTTGCAAAATTGGAATGTGATTTCGATGGTTCGGCAACTTTGGAGTTGGCATATGAATATTAGAGGGTTGTTGCTGACTAAACTGTTTTGGTTGGTCCAATGGACTAGGTGGGCTTAtgttttgattttgagaaaacagATGAGCGTTTTTCGAATAGACTGCAGCTATATGATATGGAGGTGGCTGTTTAGGAGGAGTTTTATTTATTTCGCGGATTATATCTGAAACATTCTCAGGTATTTCCGTTACATCATGATCATTTAAACTATTCTGGGAAACAGCCAGCTCACCGGAAATATTCGTAACTTtggcttctttgatttcagatatatttagtggctaaaatattaaaatattgtaagtttgaTTGTAAATATGTGTGTCATATATTGTTTGTTATTTCCTGACcatcaatttttaaatagaaacttttttaattccTGAGTTTGTCAgtctgttataaataaaacacatgTGGCAGGTACTTCAAAATACGACTGATTCAGGATCGTATTTTAAGCATATGCCAATGGTGTATTTacaaaacaactcaatttattaaattatgatacatattggaaaatTCTTTGATATCAGTCATATTATTGATTCTAGAGAATGCTTGGCTAAGGCTGTAGTGTTTGGTTTGTACACTGTTTGTATGCAAAAACCCTTCTATGTAGATATTgctgtgtttgcccaatatattgcagtctttacaatttattttataaataacatccgactgatgatctttattaacattgggtttatattttgaaaaatattttccgggTGTTTTTGACAACTTATGTCAAACATTGATGACATATTTTGCCAGTATTTTCGACATTTGTTCAGAGAATCTATTAATGTATGTTAAGGATATTATAGTGTCTGTTTAATAAGGGGGTCACGTATAGAGTCCTCTGAATGATAGGTCATGGTAGGTGTTTGtaattgcaatttttttattttggcaGAATTTTTCTTCcgttttaagtttttagtcagtcGTTTCCAATAATATTCCTTTCTCTTACTTTTCCAATTTTTGCATTCAGATCTCCTATTATCATTGTGAAATTTTTGGGTTATATCTAATGCTTATTCTAATTTATTGCAGCATTGTTCTAGTTCTTCTTCATCTTAAGCTGCAGTATGAGCACACATTTGAATTGTTTATTTTCAAATGGAATGAGTTTAACTACTGTTAAAATCCTATCAAAAATCAGTAGGAAGTGAGTTATGTATAAAAGTGTACTAGGAGTGCATAAACGTAAAATATACACCACCATTATCTTAGCGACAGTGAGAAATACAAAAACCTATAACCTGAGGAACGCAAGCATCTGCTCAACAAAACTTCATAAtttattgatatatttatttaagcATTAAAGAGACTAAACAGGTCATTACCATAGCAAATAAAATTCTGTCCTAGAAAAAAGAAAGTAAAACCATGTATCTAGAGGGCTCTTGGAGAAGAGAGATGgaaatataatgttttattatacTTACTCTTTTTCCAGGAGTATGGGATGTCCTCAAAATTTCCCTCAATCTTTTTAATTCTTTATGATGAGGAGTAGGGGTCCTACTAAGTGACAAATGGGCCTCTGTTACATCAGAATCGTTCCTCTCAGTACTGAAAGTAATGTGGCAATTCTGATTTCCCACTGACATCGGTACATGATGTGGTTCTCTAAGGGGAGTTTGTGGAAATACAATGGAAGTTAGTACTACTTGCCCGTCAGACAATTGTTCATTTTGAAGATGGATCAACGGTTGTGTTTGGTTTGGTGTCAACCATAACGCTTTCAGATTTCTGAGTTTCGATATTGTGATTGGAAGGTAAGACAGCTTGTTTCCTATCAAACCGAGGGTGGTCAAATTTTGGAGATGGCCAACCTCATCTGGCAGTCTTTCAAGTTGATTATTATGAACATTAAGTATCGACAATGCGCAGCAGCTTCCAATTTCTGTAAAAATTATGATCATAAGAGAACTTACCCATTCATAGATGtagttataaaataaacaaataataaataatcctTTTCTCCTCCTATTACATATTGGTCAAAATATGTTTGTCCCTGATACCTCCGATTGGCAATCTTATATATGAGTAGTATCATATACAtaggaaaaataaaatctttattaaCCTTTCTGGCTTCGGATCCGAACCCTTAGTGAAACACAGTTATGTACTATATGTATATAGAGCCATATTAATCGTTATCAGAGCAGGCCATGAGTTCTGTTATTTATATGAGTTGGTAGTAGCGTGGTCACCATGCTGAATAATGTGGCATTTATAGCTTCACAGTCTCAATATAAAGTTTggttaggtatatatatatatatatatatatatatatatatatatataatatatatataatatatatatatatatatatatatatatatatatatatatatatatatatatacaaacaacacagtttattagggctgcagtcagaaggtttgggcaggatgttacagaaacactcttttgacttttggtctagctttcggaattgttttattccttcttcaagacactgtaattagaagaatgtgtaaatatttataatatatcacaaattgtcagtgcaacttactagttgTGTAGATTATTtgtataaagctatgacactcaacaataataacacacatatacaatataacataaaataatggacaaaatacattttaaaatttagttatgatagtaaaaattttgtttgtgacatcttttaatggtgtgttttgactgatccatagagaacagatttttgttttttctttctttttttctttctgttagGATAAAAAGCAGTTGAGTTGCAGAGTTTTCTGGGCTTGTGGTTATTAGAAAAATAATAGTATCACCTGTTAATATTTCTATAATGACCACTCCATTAGGTCTGATAACACAGAATTTACAATATCTTGTAAAAAGCCTGAttttatttagaatttagaaATGCATAAATATTGGTAGTATGTATTGATATTCATACAAGTGGAGGCTTCCATACCACAAAAGACCACTGGTACTGGTAATCCAGAGTTTAATCAATATGTTGGTGGATAGACATAATATCATTTTTTTCTATATACAAATAATACATGAattatcattaataaatactacTTAGAATAAGTAACTTACCTGCTGGTAGCTGTTGTAATTTATTATCTGACAAAATCAGTGTGGCCAATTTTCGTAAATGACCTATGCCACTAGGTATTGATATCAAAGAATTGTTCTGTAAATTAAGTTCTTCCAAATTAACTAATTTACAAACAGTACTGGGCAGTTCTTCTAATAAATTTGACTCAAGTTTAAGAACTTGCAAATTTCTAAGATTTCCTACAGCTTTAGGAAGTGAGATTAAATTATTAAagcttaaaattaaatttgtgaTTTTTGTCCAATGCCCTATTTCCTTTGGGATGGATTCCAAGTTATTGTATGAAGCATCAAAGTCATTTATCTTTTTTAAGTGTGTTATAGCTACAGAGAGTTCAGATATATTATTACCATTAATCCATAATTCTGTCAAATTTCCATGAGATTCGCATAGTTCTGTCTAAAATGaaagataatataaataataaattaaaaaattaataattagagAGATTATACTAATTTGtcttttctattaaaatttttaGGGAGTGCAAGTGGTCACAAGTGCTGTTACCCCCTTCTAAATCCAGcctgttctactggttgatattcaccaaatttatcaaaattatAACTTCTTTCCTTCCATATTGATTAGAAAAAAACATGATGTGCCACTTTCAGTAAGAGAATTGTTTGAATAACTACATAATCAGTGTATTTGTGTCAGTTTAGCGTAAATTTATATAGtaaatttttgtagattttatataaaaataatagtacttaccaaatttgataaattattatcactaaCATCTAGTCGCTGTAAATTAGTCAAACGTCTGATGGATTTTGGCAGTTCTGATATATTATTATCTCTTAATTCCAACACTCTTAAATTTGATAATCGACCAATATTAGCAGGAACAAAATCTATGCCTGTATCATTTAAACAAAGTTGCTGAAGGTTAATAAGGCTCATAACAGCTTCCGGAACTTTACCTAGATCATTCATACTTAAGTCCAACATAGTCAATTTACTTAA is a window from the Diabrotica undecimpunctata isolate CICGRU chromosome 10, icDiaUnde3, whole genome shotgun sequence genome containing:
- the Lap1 gene encoding uncharacterized protein Lap1; translation: MGWMTCCQCKSNEAKVVELDFSRCGISEIPNEVYANSPTLEVLHLEGNKLKDLSPQLFQCIDLRYLNISDNEIRAIPPLISKLTNLQVLIFSKNVLDGVHPNLDKLSKLTMLDLSMNDLGKVPEAVMSLINLQQLCLNDTGIDFVPANIGRLSNLRVLELRDNNISELPKSIRRLTNLQRLDVSDNNLSNLTELCESHGNLTELWINGNNISELSVAITHLKKINDFDASYNNLESIPKEIGHWTKITNLILSFNNLISLPKAVGNLRNLQVLKLESNLLEELPSTVCKLVNLEELNLQNNSLISIPSGIGHLRKLATLILSDNKLQQLPAEIGSCCALSILNVHNNQLERLPDEVGHLQNLTTLGLIGNKLSYLPITISKLRNLKALWLTPNQTQPLIHLQNEQLSDGQVVLTSIVFPQTPLREPHHVPMSVGNQNCHITFSTERNDSDVTEAHLSLSRTPTPHHKELKRLREILRTSHTPGKRPLNISEIKEAKVTNISGELAVSQNSLNDHDVTEIPENVSDIIREINKTPPKQPPPYHIAAVYSKNAHLFSQNQNISPPSPLDQPKQFSQQQPSNIHMPTPKLPNHRNHIPILQIADTSNDLKDVNMMCEEDSNQSKQIVKWPFGKHKVCQVLEVEMPESFLPKDIRIVGQSNGLFIDHVNPQSQVFQKICVGDKILAIDEIDYTIIEPVIAYQDACQRLNNLKIITVSRNPLL